A part of Marinomonas rhizomae genomic DNA contains:
- a CDS encoding MFS transporter, giving the protein MRTSGVLLFIAYLGFISLGLPDAAHGINWPFVRTEFGVPTGWLGLVIAAGGVGYLMSSFLVGYLMTRFGVGWLLVVSSLLVSFGLFGFYFSPSFIIFVLSSIVIGMGSGAIDAGLNAYAAEHFSTRHMNWLHAAFGVGATAGPIIVTSVLVSFSQNWRLGYAVLATILFVMAVVFVFSRHLWESEKHSPKKADTKVDGTPAITQLQALKHPVIRFQIVFFFLYAGVEVGVGQWAFTVMTESRNISLASAGTWVAVYWGALAFGRAIFGFLVERFSVDQLLRLCLIGVALGALSFTMSGTPYTSYFGLALMGFCAAPIFPCMISQTAARVGKRYSVHAIGFQMSAAVFGAMTLPFLSGVIGGHFGLTLLTVSFLFYALLLFGLFQVILRRAA; this is encoded by the coding sequence GTGCGCACATCAGGCGTTTTGTTATTTATTGCTTATTTAGGCTTCATTAGTTTGGGCTTACCAGACGCCGCCCATGGTATCAATTGGCCATTTGTTCGTACGGAATTTGGTGTTCCTACTGGCTGGCTAGGTTTGGTCATTGCAGCTGGTGGCGTGGGCTATTTAATGTCGAGCTTTTTAGTCGGCTATTTAATGACCCGCTTTGGTGTGGGTTGGTTATTGGTTGTCAGCAGCTTGCTGGTAAGTTTTGGTCTATTCGGATTCTATTTTAGTCCTTCTTTTATTATTTTTGTCTTGTCCTCTATCGTCATTGGTATGGGGTCAGGCGCTATTGATGCTGGGCTTAACGCCTATGCAGCAGAGCATTTTTCAACTCGTCATATGAATTGGTTGCATGCTGCGTTCGGTGTTGGTGCAACCGCAGGTCCGATTATTGTCACAAGTGTTTTGGTTAGCTTTTCCCAGAACTGGCGTCTGGGTTATGCCGTTCTCGCGACAATATTATTTGTCATGGCTGTGGTGTTTGTATTTAGTCGGCACCTTTGGGAAAGTGAGAAACATAGCCCTAAAAAAGCCGATACTAAAGTCGATGGTACGCCAGCAATTACGCAGCTTCAGGCATTGAAGCATCCTGTTATTCGCTTTCAAATTGTGTTTTTCTTTTTATACGCTGGTGTTGAAGTTGGTGTTGGTCAGTGGGCGTTCACAGTGATGACCGAGTCTCGAAATATCTCGTTAGCCAGTGCAGGGACTTGGGTTGCCGTTTACTGGGGAGCTTTGGCGTTTGGTCGTGCTATTTTTGGTTTCTTAGTGGAGCGTTTTTCTGTCGATCAATTATTGCGTCTTTGTTTGATTGGTGTTGCTTTAGGCGCACTCTCTTTTACGATGAGTGGGACGCCATATACGAGCTATTTTGGCTTGGCATTGATGGGGTTCTGCGCTGCACCGATTTTTCCTTGCATGATTTCGCAAACGGCAGCGCGAGTTGGTAAAAGGTATTCTGTCCATGCGATTGGCTTTCAAATGAGTGCCGCAGTATTTGGTGCTATGACCTTGCCATTCTTAAGTGGTGTGATTGGCGGACATTTTGGACTGACCTTGTTAACCGTCAGCTTTCTGTTTTATGCATTGTTACTGTTTGGTTTGTTTCAGGTGATTTTAAGGCGTGCAGCCTGA
- a CDS encoding MFS transporter has translation MQPLFKHPNFVHFWIGQIASSFAFQMLSVGIGWQMYDLTNSPMALGLVGLCQFLPQLLLTLVVGHVADRYNRRLICVCTRFTMAMTVGILAYGNMTESISANMIYLCAALLGTARAFEMPANQAILPNLVPNELLSRAISAIASAREISVIAGPALGGLIYLLGPTTLYLSSMSCFLVSCVIMFFLHYNFTVKSKSPISMEHLFGGLSFIRGNKVILGSVSLDMFAVLLGGATALLPIVAKDILHTGPWGLGLLRCAPALGALLMSVYLARHPLTHSVGKIMFAAVAIFGVATILFGLSENLILSMIALILLGSSDMISVVIRSTLVQLETPDEMRGRVSAANSVFIGSSNQLGEFESGVTAAWFGVVPAIVIGGVGTIAVVGIWMYLFPNLLKRNTLDQEND, from the coding sequence ATGCAGCCTCTTTTTAAGCACCCTAATTTTGTCCATTTTTGGATCGGTCAAATAGCGTCTTCCTTTGCTTTCCAGATGCTCAGTGTGGGGATTGGCTGGCAAATGTACGACCTGACCAATAGCCCAATGGCACTAGGGCTTGTGGGGCTTTGCCAGTTTCTCCCGCAACTACTATTAACCTTGGTCGTAGGGCACGTCGCAGATCGCTATAACCGTCGACTTATTTGTGTTTGTACGCGTTTCACTATGGCAATGACAGTTGGAATTCTAGCGTACGGAAATATGACTGAAAGCATCTCAGCCAATATGATTTACCTTTGCGCTGCTCTACTAGGCACAGCAAGGGCCTTTGAAATGCCAGCGAACCAAGCCATTCTTCCAAATCTTGTTCCCAATGAATTACTATCTCGCGCCATTAGTGCTATCGCTTCTGCACGAGAGATATCGGTCATTGCAGGGCCAGCGCTTGGGGGCTTAATTTATCTTTTAGGACCAACTACGCTTTACCTTTCTAGCATGAGTTGCTTTTTAGTCTCTTGCGTCATCATGTTTTTCTTACATTACAACTTCACCGTAAAAAGTAAGTCGCCAATCAGCATGGAACATCTATTCGGTGGTTTAAGCTTTATCCGCGGTAACAAGGTCATTCTTGGTTCCGTGTCTCTGGACATGTTTGCGGTTCTCCTAGGTGGCGCGACGGCTCTTTTACCCATTGTTGCCAAGGATATACTTCATACGGGGCCATGGGGCTTGGGGTTATTGCGCTGCGCTCCAGCACTTGGCGCATTACTCATGTCAGTGTACTTAGCACGTCATCCGTTAACCCACAGCGTCGGGAAAATCATGTTTGCTGCCGTGGCTATTTTTGGTGTCGCAACGATTTTATTTGGTTTATCCGAGAACCTGATTTTATCAATGATCGCTCTCATCTTGCTTGGATCATCCGACATGATAAGTGTGGTCATCCGCTCGACATTGGTTCAATTAGAAACGCCCGATGAAATGCGTGGCCGAGTCAGTGCTGCCAATTCGGTTTTCATTGGCAGTTCCAATCAATTAGGGGAATTTGAATCTGGGGTCACCGCAGCTTGGTTCGGTGTGGTTCCCGCCATTGTTATTGGCGGAGTGGGAACCATTGCTGTCGTCGGTATTTGGATGTATCTGTTCCCAAATTTATTAAAACGTAACACGCTAGATCAAGAAAACGATTAG
- a CDS encoding alanine/glycine:cation symporter family protein: MKQFTYLFSVLNTLILFGLSSSLKAAESIDAVVNEAFGNATGWFVNLIFAPLPGTSFPWIVLWLVTGATIFTLYFGFVQFRSIGHSIALVKGDYSDPNDAGEVSHFQALATALSGTVGLGNIAGVAVAVSIGGPGATFWMIVAGLMGMASKFTECTLGVKYRNEYKDGSVSGGPMYYISKGFKERNIPGGKLLAAIFAIFCILGSLGGGNMFQANQAHAQLTQVVGDYPGWITGIIFAALVFVVIVGGIKSIARVTDKIVPIMGILYVGAAIVILLVNADKIGWAFGQIFQGAFTGLGVAGGLVGALIQGFKRAAFSNEAGVGSAAIAHSAVQTNEPITEGFVSLLEPFIDTVVICTMTALVIIITGQLMVNPDTGMYILNESGTIMTADGSSGVALTSAAFGSAFSWFPTILAIAVILFAFSTMISWSYYGLKAWTYLFGEGKKAELTFKIIFCVFVIIGAAASLGPVIDFSDAAIFAMAVANIIGLYCLMPIVKKELNSYMSRLKSGEIKKHKH, from the coding sequence ATGAAACAATTTACCTATTTATTTAGTGTGTTAAATACCCTGATTCTATTCGGGTTAAGCTCTTCATTAAAGGCAGCAGAAAGCATTGACGCTGTTGTTAATGAAGCGTTTGGTAACGCTACAGGTTGGTTTGTAAATTTGATTTTTGCACCACTTCCAGGTACCAGCTTTCCTTGGATAGTTCTCTGGCTAGTAACAGGGGCAACTATTTTCACTCTGTACTTTGGTTTTGTTCAGTTCCGCAGTATTGGTCACTCTATCGCTTTGGTAAAAGGCGATTATTCCGATCCAAACGACGCGGGTGAAGTCAGCCATTTCCAAGCATTGGCAACCGCCCTTTCCGGCACTGTTGGACTTGGTAATATTGCTGGGGTTGCAGTGGCTGTCTCTATTGGTGGACCCGGTGCAACATTCTGGATGATTGTCGCAGGCCTTATGGGTATGGCGTCAAAGTTCACAGAATGTACCTTGGGGGTAAAATACCGTAACGAATACAAAGATGGAAGCGTGTCTGGCGGCCCGATGTATTACATATCCAAAGGCTTCAAAGAACGCAACATTCCCGGTGGCAAACTGCTTGCGGCAATTTTTGCTATTTTCTGTATTTTGGGCTCTTTAGGCGGCGGTAATATGTTCCAAGCGAACCAAGCCCATGCCCAGTTGACTCAAGTAGTTGGTGACTACCCTGGTTGGATTACCGGTATCATTTTTGCTGCACTGGTTTTTGTGGTTATTGTTGGTGGCATAAAATCGATCGCTCGTGTGACGGATAAAATCGTTCCTATCATGGGCATTTTATACGTTGGTGCCGCGATTGTGATCTTACTCGTCAACGCAGACAAAATTGGCTGGGCATTTGGGCAGATCTTCCAAGGCGCATTTACCGGATTAGGCGTCGCCGGTGGTTTGGTCGGTGCCTTGATTCAGGGCTTCAAACGAGCCGCGTTTTCGAATGAAGCGGGCGTTGGTTCTGCAGCTATTGCTCACTCAGCAGTACAAACTAATGAACCAATCACAGAAGGCTTTGTTTCTTTATTAGAGCCTTTCATTGATACCGTTGTGATTTGCACAATGACCGCGCTTGTCATCATCATTACTGGGCAGTTAATGGTTAACCCTGATACAGGTATGTACATCCTGAACGAAAGCGGAACCATCATGACGGCAGATGGCTCGTCTGGTGTTGCGTTAACGTCTGCGGCCTTTGGCTCTGCCTTTAGTTGGTTCCCTACTATACTGGCGATTGCGGTGATTCTGTTTGCTTTCTCAACCATGATTAGTTGGTCTTACTACGGACTAAAAGCTTGGACCTATTTATTTGGTGAAGGAAAAAAAGCCGAATTAACATTTAAAATCATCTTCTGTGTCTTTGTCATTATTGGTGCTGCCGCAAGTTTAGGACCGGTTATCGACTTCTCTGATGCCGCAATTTTCGCCATGGCCGTTGCCAATATCATTGGCTTATATTGCTTAATGCCAATTGTTAAGAAAGAGCTAAACTCTTATATGTCTCGCCTTAAATCAGGTGAAATCAAAAAGCACAAACATTAA
- the exaC gene encoding acetaldehyde dehydrogenase ExaC: protein MIYAQPGTNGSLITFEAQYGNFIGGEWVAPVKGQYFDNISPVNGEVFCRIPRSTEEDINLALDAAHAARAAWGKTSVTNRSNILLKIADRIEQNLEALAVAETWDNGKAVRETLNADIPLAADHFRYFAGCLRAQEGSTAELDEHTVAYHFHEPLGVVGQIIPWNFPILMAAWKLAPALAAGNCVVLKPAEQTPASILELIKVIQDLLPPGVLNIVNGYGKEAGEALATSKRIAKIAFTGSTPVGSHILKCAAENIIPSTVELGGKSPNIYFADVMQHEESFISKCVEGLVLAFFNQGEVCTCPSRALVHESIYDEFMALVIERTKTIKRGNPLDTDVQVGAQASKQQFDKIMSYIDIGKAEGAQLLIGGGIEAVDGLDKGFYVQPTLFKGSNDMRIFQEEIFGPVVSVTTFKDEAEALAIANDSEFGLGAGVWTRDTNLAYRMGRNLEAGRVWMNCYHQYPAHSAFGGYKKSGVGRETHKIALEHYQQTKNMLVSYDVNPLGFF from the coding sequence ATGATCTACGCACAACCTGGTACTAACGGTAGCCTTATTACATTTGAAGCCCAGTACGGTAATTTTATTGGCGGTGAATGGGTTGCTCCGGTGAAAGGCCAATATTTCGATAATATCAGTCCTGTTAATGGTGAAGTATTTTGTCGAATTCCTCGCTCTACTGAAGAAGATATTAATCTAGCTCTAGATGCGGCCCATGCTGCTCGAGCGGCTTGGGGCAAAACGTCCGTCACCAATCGCTCTAATATATTATTGAAAATTGCCGATCGTATTGAACAAAATCTAGAAGCGCTGGCGGTTGCCGAAACATGGGATAATGGTAAAGCGGTTCGTGAAACTTTGAACGCTGATATCCCTTTGGCCGCTGATCACTTTCGATATTTCGCTGGTTGTTTACGTGCGCAAGAAGGTAGTACAGCTGAACTAGACGAACACACTGTGGCGTATCACTTTCATGAGCCATTAGGCGTTGTTGGTCAAATTATTCCTTGGAACTTTCCAATCTTGATGGCGGCATGGAAACTGGCTCCAGCACTTGCGGCGGGTAACTGTGTGGTTCTAAAGCCAGCAGAACAAACGCCAGCGTCTATTCTTGAATTGATCAAAGTCATTCAAGATCTATTGCCACCAGGCGTACTTAATATCGTTAATGGTTACGGTAAAGAAGCGGGCGAAGCATTAGCGACTAGCAAGCGTATTGCCAAAATTGCCTTTACCGGATCGACGCCAGTTGGCTCTCATATTCTGAAATGTGCGGCTGAAAATATCATTCCGTCTACGGTTGAGTTGGGCGGTAAATCGCCAAACATCTACTTTGCTGATGTTATGCAACACGAAGAGTCTTTTATTAGTAAATGTGTTGAAGGTTTGGTGTTGGCTTTCTTTAACCAAGGGGAAGTGTGTACTTGTCCTTCTCGAGCTCTGGTTCATGAATCGATTTATGACGAGTTTATGGCGTTAGTCATAGAACGTACCAAAACCATTAAACGTGGTAATCCATTGGATACCGATGTGCAAGTGGGCGCTCAGGCATCCAAACAGCAGTTTGATAAAATAATGAGCTATATCGACATTGGTAAAGCTGAAGGCGCGCAATTGCTGATTGGTGGTGGCATTGAAGCGGTAGATGGTTTAGATAAAGGCTTTTATGTACAGCCAACTTTATTCAAGGGCTCTAACGACATGCGTATCTTCCAAGAGGAGATTTTTGGGCCAGTGGTCAGTGTGACAACCTTTAAAGACGAAGCGGAAGCGCTTGCTATTGCCAACGACAGTGAGTTTGGTTTAGGTGCAGGGGTTTGGACAAGAGATACTAACCTTGCTTATCGTATGGGGCGTAACCTTGAAGCGGGTCGTGTTTGGATGAACTGTTATCACCAGTATCCGGCTCATTCCGCTTTTGGGGGGTATAAAAAATCGGGTGTTGGTCGTGAAACTCATAAGATTGCTTTAGAGCATTATCAACAAACGAAAAACATGTTGGTTAGCTATGATGTAAACCCATTAGGTTTCTTCTGA
- the folE gene encoding GTP cyclohydrolase I FolE, whose translation MKANTAEQTNLNRLALSDEAIKVRDALINSGLETPMIDNGLTNEEKYQRIKSAFEDVVSTLGLDLTDDSLAETPHRIAKMYVKEIFSGLDYAQFPKITVIENKMQVDEMVKVSDISFTSTCEHHFVTIDGLAKVAYLPKTKIIGLSKINRIVRFFAQRPQVQERLTQQILVTLQALLETDNVAVSISAVHYCVKARGVMDASSSTQTTALGGLFKRSDKTRGEFLAR comes from the coding sequence ATGAAAGCTAACACAGCTGAACAAACAAATTTAAACCGCCTTGCGTTGTCTGATGAGGCGATAAAAGTACGCGATGCTCTTATCAACAGCGGTCTAGAAACCCCGATGATTGATAACGGTTTAACGAACGAAGAAAAATACCAGCGTATCAAAAGTGCATTCGAAGATGTAGTGTCAACGCTTGGTCTGGATTTGACTGATGACAGTCTGGCTGAAACGCCACACCGTATTGCCAAAATGTACGTGAAAGAAATTTTTTCTGGTTTAGATTACGCGCAGTTTCCAAAGATCACCGTTATTGAAAATAAGATGCAAGTGGATGAAATGGTAAAAGTGAGCGATATCAGCTTTACCAGCACTTGTGAACATCACTTCGTGACGATTGATGGTTTAGCCAAAGTTGCTTATTTGCCTAAAACTAAGATCATTGGTTTATCTAAAATTAATCGTATTGTGCGCTTTTTTGCCCAGCGTCCACAGGTGCAAGAGCGTCTGACTCAGCAAATTTTAGTGACCTTGCAAGCCTTGTTAGAAACAGACAACGTTGCGGTGAGCATCAGTGCTGTGCATTATTGTGTTAAAGCCCGAGGTGTTATGGACGCAAGTTCTTCAACTCAAACGACAGCTTTGGGTGGATTGTTTAAACGCAGCGACAAAACGCGTGGTGAGTTCCTTGCAAGATAA
- the folM gene encoding dihydromonapterin reductase — translation MTRKMPIIITGGGQRLGLACAKALVAQGYKVVITYRREREDIAILEEQGISCIQADFSTSSGVDKFIKVITDQYSALGGIIHNASEWESEDGCLDTALLMEKMWQVHVFAPYRINLAFEALLCAGSEQDGQADIIHMTDYVVEKGSDKHIAYSASKAGLANLTCSFAKRFAPRIKVNSIAPSLLMFNSSDDVEYRNKALNKSLLRKEPGEQEGVRAIQYILDSRYMTGRTLSLDGGRHLA, via the coding sequence ATGACGCGTAAAATGCCAATTATTATTACCGGCGGAGGGCAACGTCTAGGTCTTGCTTGCGCTAAAGCGTTAGTTGCTCAAGGATACAAGGTGGTTATCACCTATCGCAGAGAACGAGAAGATATTGCCATCTTAGAAGAGCAGGGGATTTCTTGCATACAAGCGGACTTTTCTACTAGTTCTGGAGTGGATAAATTTATTAAAGTTATAACGGATCAGTATTCTGCGCTTGGCGGCATTATTCATAATGCATCCGAATGGGAGTCTGAAGACGGTTGTTTGGATACAGCGTTATTGATGGAAAAAATGTGGCAAGTTCACGTATTTGCTCCTTACCGTATAAATCTGGCTTTCGAAGCATTATTATGTGCAGGTTCTGAGCAAGATGGGCAAGCAGATATTATTCACATGACGGATTATGTGGTTGAAAAAGGCAGTGATAAACACATTGCTTACTCAGCCAGTAAAGCAGGCTTGGCGAATTTAACTTGCTCGTTTGCTAAACGATTTGCACCTCGAATTAAAGTTAATTCGATCGCTCCATCACTTTTAATGTTTAACAGTAGTGATGACGTCGAATATAGGAACAAAGCATTGAATAAATCCTTGCTGCGCAAGGAGCCAGGGGAGCAAGAAGGTGTGCGAGCGATACAGTACATATTAGACAGTCGCTACATGACAGGTCGAACCTTGTCACTTGATGGAGGCCGACATTTGGCGTAG
- a CDS encoding AraC family transcriptional regulator: protein MSRSISTEKTLQQHKRAPIQLVENRVCFAGPHSELSIYDTYEQAQKVSLKAESLLYCGMVTGAKVMHTKDHDNIPFLPHESFILAPKEEVFIDFPEAEFHNPTTCLTIAISQERVAQICDRMNDIMVESLPTNVTLDPNQHLHTLHTQATQQVIDRLTSDFLRNDPDRDLLVDFGVSELVTRILRHHGRDALLRFTQRAPDANGLTCVIQWIEQNLAQPLDINQLAKMACMSRSRFYENFKRQLGCTPLEYQHQRRMSRAYQRLQEKSSVTEVSYELGYLSLSHFSRRFHQHFGISPRQVTQTQLNS, encoded by the coding sequence ATGAGTCGTTCTATCTCGACAGAAAAAACATTACAGCAACATAAACGCGCCCCCATTCAGCTGGTCGAAAACCGTGTGTGTTTTGCTGGGCCGCACTCTGAATTGAGTATCTACGATACTTATGAGCAAGCCCAAAAAGTCAGCTTAAAAGCCGAGTCCTTGCTTTATTGTGGAATGGTGACAGGCGCAAAGGTCATGCACACAAAAGACCATGACAATATACCTTTTCTACCCCATGAATCTTTCATTTTGGCACCTAAGGAGGAAGTCTTTATCGACTTCCCCGAAGCCGAGTTTCATAACCCAACCACTTGTCTCACCATCGCTATTTCGCAAGAACGAGTCGCGCAAATTTGCGATCGCATGAATGACATTATGGTAGAGTCTCTGCCGACTAACGTGACATTGGATCCCAACCAACACCTACATACTTTGCACACCCAAGCAACTCAACAAGTCATCGATCGTCTTACCAGTGATTTTTTGCGCAATGATCCAGACCGAGATTTGCTCGTCGACTTTGGGGTCAGCGAGCTGGTCACTCGCATACTCAGACATCACGGCCGAGACGCACTATTGCGCTTCACCCAACGCGCACCTGATGCAAATGGCTTGACCTGTGTTATCCAATGGATAGAACAAAACCTAGCCCAACCATTAGATATCAATCAGCTGGCTAAAATGGCTTGCATGAGCCGAAGCCGCTTCTACGAAAATTTTAAACGCCAACTAGGCTGCACACCTTTAGAATACCAACACCAAAGAAGGATGAGCCGCGCCTACCAGCGCTTACAAGAGAAATCTTCAGTAACAGAAGTGAGTTATGAACTAGGTTACTTAAGTTTGAGTCACTTTAGTCGACGCTTCCATCAACACTTTGGGATATCACCACGCCAAGTGACTCAAACTCAACTCAATTCATAA
- a CDS encoding MFS transporter, translating into MINSETYSSLHERLSRWLLLFCLIAVGIGQSFIFTSLPPIGREIGLADVRISTLITVGAATFVVAAFLWGSIINRIGRVRSVIIGMSCYAVTIGTTGFVLQEALAKHLTAEQTYFSVFVLRIIFSLGIAGILPSIQTYLISHTDIKHRSSTIAMIGASFSIGMILGPAFASLLSGLGLTAPFYIISFLAGSSALLVVFFVKDTKHVRQFVKPPKINWFTQPVMPFLFMSSLSILSMTGVQQIMSFLIQDRFQLDVAQTTHQLGFAMMTMSCFSILVQMILVPRFQLGVVTLIFSGVGVGIVAQLAFIFLDSYFGVLVAMGLFGAGFGFLFPGIVTAQTLLVKDDQQSRLASMNASMQGLGAALGPVTLASLYQLGQLVPFFGLTFALIFMLVVFMYCKAKLGHAF; encoded by the coding sequence TTGATTAACTCCGAAACTTATTCTTCCCTTCATGAGCGCTTGTCTCGCTGGCTGTTGTTATTTTGTTTAATAGCGGTAGGGATTGGGCAATCTTTTATCTTTACGTCTTTACCACCAATAGGTCGTGAAATTGGTCTTGCTGATGTCCGGATTAGTACACTGATCACCGTTGGTGCCGCCACTTTTGTGGTTGCGGCTTTTCTGTGGGGAAGCATTATCAACAGAATTGGCCGAGTGCGTTCGGTAATTATCGGCATGAGTTGCTACGCTGTTACCATTGGCACTACAGGTTTTGTGCTTCAGGAAGCATTGGCAAAACATTTAACCGCGGAGCAGACATATTTTAGTGTGTTTGTTTTGCGAATTATTTTTTCGCTAGGAATCGCTGGGATTTTACCTTCTATTCAAACCTATTTGATTTCGCACACAGATATTAAGCATCGCAGTTCGACCATTGCGATGATTGGCGCTTCTTTTAGTATTGGGATGATTTTAGGTCCTGCGTTTGCGTCTTTGTTGAGTGGTTTAGGTCTTACAGCGCCTTTTTATATTATTTCTTTTTTAGCTGGTTCGTCAGCATTGCTGGTGGTGTTTTTTGTCAAAGATACCAAGCATGTTCGTCAATTTGTGAAACCTCCCAAAATTAATTGGTTCACCCAGCCAGTCATGCCGTTCTTGTTTATGTCCTCTTTGTCGATTTTATCTATGACAGGCGTGCAGCAAATTATGAGCTTTTTGATTCAAGATAGGTTTCAGCTTGATGTTGCTCAAACAACCCATCAGTTAGGGTTTGCTATGATGACCATGTCTTGTTTTAGTATTTTGGTGCAGATGATATTGGTACCGCGCTTCCAGCTTGGCGTAGTCACTTTGATTTTCTCTGGTGTGGGGGTTGGAATAGTGGCTCAGCTAGCGTTTATCTTTTTGGATTCTTATTTTGGCGTGCTGGTTGCCATGGGGTTATTTGGTGCCGGTTTTGGTTTCTTATTTCCAGGTATAGTGACCGCGCAAACCTTGTTGGTAAAGGACGATCAACAGAGCCGATTAGCCAGTATGAATGCATCAATGCAAGGGCTTGGTGCTGCCTTGGGGCCTGTCACATTGGCTTCTTTGTATCAGCTTGGTCAATTGGTACCATTTTTTGGCTTAACGTTTGCTCTGATCTTTATGTTGGTTGTTTTCATGTACTGCAAAGCAAAATTAGGACACGCTTTTTAG